The genomic stretch AATCTTGATATCTTCAACATTAATAGTTTCTCTTCTAATAATCATGgtctttccaaaatttttataagAGGGAGGTAGTGAAACTAATAGCAAAAGAGTTTGATTCTCATCTTCAATCTTAAAATCAATACTTCTTAATTAAGAGATAATAGAAATGAACTCACGAATATGAGATTTAAGAGAAGCACCTTTAGCCTCACGAAAAGTGAAGAGTCGTTGCTTGAGCCTTAATCGATTGGTGAGAGACTTTGTCAGAAAAATACTCTCCAATTTCATCCATAAATCTACAGCTATTTTTTGATCTAGTACCTCCTGTAAAACTTTAATCGTGAGGCACAACTGGATAGTGGACAAAACTTTTTCATCCAATTCTTCACACATTTCATCTGACGTGATTTTCAGTTTCTTTCCTTCATGAAATAGAGTTTTCTTCAAACCCTGCTGCGTAAGAACAACTAACATATGAACTTGCCATAGATTGAAACTGTCGCTCCCATGAAACTTCTCAatatcaaatttcattgttgaaCTTAAAGCCGTAACCAGAAGATTGAAAAATCCTAAGGCTCTGATACTAGATTGTTGTGACAATGCGGAAACTAAAATGAAATTAAGaccgagaagaaaaaaagaatacaaaGATTTAGGAAGAAACTCTTGTGACGAAAACCACAAGGAGAGAAGAAGTGAAATCCACTATAAAACCAAGTATTACGAAGGTGGCTCAAAAAGCTAAGGGCGCTTGTTAACATAATAGCTTAAGAGAGAGCAATGACTAACGTGAAAAGTCAAATGAGCAATGAATGCTTTTGGTGCATTTGTGTGCGAGAGAACAGAGTGtgaattcaaagaaaaatttatcgcCGCAACGGGTGTTTTCACCTTCATCTTGAGTCAGAGGATCGTGGAGTGTCTGGGATGGAGGCACTGAAGGTGACTGATTAATACAAAGGATTAGGAAATGTGGTTCAAATGGCCGATCCAGGCGTTTAAAAGCGGAGACAATTTGTGGATGCTTGATAGAGCTAAACAAGACTTATTTGTATGTTAGTCGTGGGCTGTGGAGCGTCAAAGCTCTCGTCCATGCACGGGAAGGATGACCACTGGAGTTAGAAGCCAAGGAATGTCACTCCAGAGACGCCAAAGGTTACAGTATCTTGCATTACTTCGTATATCATCAGGACGATTTTGACCATCCGTCCCTCGATACTATGTGGGCGGGAACAGCTAGGGGCGAATGGGAATGGCAAAATGCGGCCCCTAGTCCGAGCGCATTAACAACCTAGGAGGTGAAAATGGGTTCTGCAATGCAAGTCCAGCCGGTCACCTGATCAACACACAGTCCCAgccgttattttattttctttttgtggttcttttcatttttctttcaggATAATCACGCGTCGAAGGCGGAGAGAAGCTGCATCCGAAAGGACGTGTCAATTTGGAACGCAGATAAACAGTATTAAAAAAGAATGTCTCAAGGAAATCGAGCAACTTCACAGTGTTATTCTTGCAGCACATCGTATGATCATATGAAGATGACGATGAGACATCGGCAGTGCTGTCGCCATAGACTAGTGAAGCCGATGAGGTATTGTCGACAAGTCAGTTTTAGTCTTTAGCTGGAATCGGCAGCCAAATAAGGTAGCTGTTTTCGATATGGGCCAGTCCATGAAAGTAAGAGTCAAGTAAAGGAATGCTGCTTACTGTGGTATCAgcatgaaggatgaagaagagtTAGAGTTGAAGCCAAACGATTATACAGATAAAGAGCGGTTATCAGATTACGCCCTAAAGTTCCGGAGAATCACGTCCCAGAATCTTGGGGCCGTTAGGATTCAGAATAACAACAGCCAATGTTGCTTACCTCTGGTATTTGGCTATAAAGAGCCCAAAGAACTTCACTTGTAGGGATCCGCAATCAATAAAGCTCATCAATTTGTTCAGcaatttattttatcaattcttTACCGGCAATTCTTTATCATttattttaggattaatatcataaaaaccccaaactaatacatttatgaaaaatttaccttaaactaattttttgatcacaaaaaatcccaaactggtatacatgtgacaaatttatcctccgctattttcttttaaatcttaCATTTAAATTGTCaagttgaatgacacgtggtagttgatggttgtatcaatttgggttttttgtggtattaatctaattcaataaaaattaacggatgataaatttatcacagatgtactaatttgagatttttttggttaaaaaactAGTTCGgtgtaaatttattacatgtgtactagtttggaatttttcgtggtattagccCTTTATTTTATCATCCAATTTAGTTCATGGAGTAGCCATTCCTATAGTTTTCGTGCCCGAATAACCACGGAACCCAATTCGACTTTAAAAACTAAAGTCCCGATGCTTTAGTGAAAGATCTTTCATCGCCGAACGTTTTCAATGAAACAGGAAGGGATCATCTCCTAAAGGCGGATGAAAATCAGGGAAGACGTAAAAGCGCCAAGAATATTTGCTTATTTTCAAGTGCTAAAAGCTAGATTAGTGAAGATGTTGGCATACAGAACACCAGTTCTTTGACTTGTGTCTGTGCAAGTGCGTGTGTTAAGGGATGAATgatgggaaaagtataaaaaaaaagtcttaaacctatcatattgatacaaattcagtcctaaatattttaattggatcaatttagtcttaaacctttttgcattggtaccaattcagtccatccggccaatttttgctGGAAATCACTGATGTGGACGTCaaacatcctacgtggcacggttggcaccgacgtggattttttttaataattttttaaaatttgacaaaaaaataatattttttcctttttttattctttctttttctgtgaCTTTGGCCGGCAAAGGTCACTAgcaaccctcgtcggccactaggcgagggcctcATGTAGGGCCACCGCAACCCTCACCAACGGTTGTCGAGGGCCAGCCAGTCCTCGACCGGTGGCTGCCAAGGGTTGCCGGTGACCCTTCGCGGCCaaagtgagagagaaaaaagaacgaaaaaagtaataattaaaaatacttgtttatttattcttaaaaaatatttaaaaagtccaTGTTAGCACCAATTGCGTCACGTAGGACGgctggcgtccacgtcagcaattttaaTCCAAATTTGGAGCGgctggcgctaacgtggacacttttaaataattttaaaaaatatttttacttttttttttcattctttctttttcattcacATTGGCCGGCGAAGGTTGTCGGCAACCATCGTCGGCCACTGGGCGAGGGCCTCACCCTAGGGCTACACGGCCCTCGCCAACGGCGGTTGAGGGCCGCCCGGCCCTCgcccggtggccggcgagggttgtcgATGACCCTCGTTGGtcaaagtgagaaaaaaaaagaatgaaaaaaaataactaaacatatttatttatttatttttaaaagatatttaaaaaatatcaatgttACCGCCAACCGCGTTACATACGacgatcggcgtccacgtcggtaattttcgCCCAAATTTGGCTGGATGTActtaattggtaccaatacaaacaaggtttaggattaagttGGTCcgattaaaagatttataactgaattagtatcaatacaataagtttaggacttttttgtacttttccccatggACCACCTATATGGCTTTCCAGATGTTTTGACTTGAAGTCAACCAATGCCCACAAAATCCGCTTAACTCCCCCACCTTAGTAAATAGAGGACCAATGATCAAGCGTGGTTGATGAGATGGTCATTGTCATTGACAACTATCACTTGACTAATAACAGCTTAATCAGTCAAAACTCATTTTAAGTTGATTGATCAACCTGCTCATCAGTTAAGAGACAAGATCGTACGGCATGTATGCATGTAATAGGGACTAGTTACACTTCAATGTGAATCAACTTTCGGCCGATTAATAATTGATAATCTCCCCACGCAACTAATAACTTCCATACGAGAAATTAGTAAGTGTTCATACTCTGTGGTGAACTTAAAGATTTGGATTGACATAAAGGAATTGTGCTAAAGTCAGTATCTTACCATAGCAACTTTTCACCATGGAATGCATATCAAATTATCAATGACTACTAGTTCTGTCATGATGAGAAGTAACTTTACTTCCAAGCTCTTTAAATTCAGTAACTTCTCCATGCTAATAATCAATATTTATCCTGAGAAGTAAGTTTAAGCATATTGCTGTCAAAAGTAGCTCATTTATGAGTTAATAAATCccctgttaaaaaaaaatgctgaatCCACTCAAGTTACAGAATAATTTGCACGTACACCCCAAGAAAAATCCAATACACGCAAGTTACACTATTCTACTACAGCATTCTTGGGTAATTCCTGCTTCGCGCATCAACAGTTAATACGTGCTCTTGAATTACCGCATGCCAAATTGCTTAATCCAGAAGCTATACATCCTCATTCACCCACCAGAACGACCGTGTCGTCTATGGCTGACTGAAAATAGTTTTGGGAGTAGAGATCAATTCGTGATATTGGATTATAAACAAAGCCACGGCGAGCCATTCCCAGTCAATCTGCAGAAACCAAGCTTTCTTTTGAATTAGATTTCCAATAGTAATCGATTGCAATGTCTCTTGATAAGCATCATACCAATGATAggaaccaaaaaacaaaagaaatagaagcAAGGCAATTTATGTTGGAGTCAATTTAAAATACTATGGAACCAAACAGAATTCTAAGTAAAGCAACAGTACTCGAGAATGTGTGCTCACCAAAGGCCATGTGCTAGTTTAATTATGTATAGATACAGATCGAGAATCATGGTCAACTatcattttgaggaaaaaagaatgatcgATCCTCGTCAGTTGTAGATTTTACCTGTCCGCTTCCGTTTGCTCAAACAATCCCAAAGGCATAACAGCTAAAAATAAGCTGTTGGTAGTTCATCTTCTCCATGTAAACCCAATGCAAACAGTTTCTCCCTAATCTGTTGCAGCTGATTTGCAATCCCGCTGATGTTCATCCGTCTTCCAGGCGCACTATACGAACAAGCAACTCCAATATTGTACGCCATAACCAAACACTCTTGAAATATGCCATCACTTTCGAAAAACCAATGCCGGGGACTACAGGGGCCTaattgtctctctctttcttgaagGAGAACGTTGTCTGTAATTTCGAGTACTCGTCCAGGCAAAGCCTTTTCGACGAAACTATGAAGAGTCAAATTATCTTTGAATGTGTCATCAGTGGGACTCAATGCTGTGAACATCTCCAATAAGAGAATGCCGTAACTATAGATGTCCCCTTCTCTTGAAACCTTGCATCCTTGTGCATATTCTGCAACACATTTAGATCACAGTGTACGTTAAATTGGAGTGTGGATCTTCAAATTAGAATGTAATGTGCCTAAAGACTATAAGAGTTACCATTAGTTACCAAACTTCACATAGGAATAGAGAGAGATTACCTGGAGGAGCATAACCAATCGTCCCTCTAAGACCCACTGAACTCATCTTATTAACTATAGTATCAAGGGATGATCCAAGAAGGAATTTTGCCAATCCAAAGTTGCCAACATGTGCGACCATCTCCGTGTCTAAGAGGATATTACTTGGTTTTAGGTCACAATGAACAATGGGTATGTGGCACTGATGATGAAGATAATCCAATGCAGAAGCAACATCAATAGCTATATTTATCCTCCGAATGAAATTCAACTTTTTCGGGAGCTCATTTCCATCAAATGTTGGGTTTGGTTGTAGCCATCTTTCTAGGCTTCCATTGTCCATGAATTGATAGACTAAGGCCTTAAAATCATTTCCTTGATAATCACTACCCGAGCAAACTGTCAGTATCTTCAAGAGATTTCGATGTTTGATGTTCTTTAATGCTTCGCACTCCACCATGAAGCTCGTCCGAGCACCATAACGGACTAAATGAAGCACCTTCACGGCAACAACAGTTCCATTGTCCTCAAGTATCCCCCTATAAACAGAACCAAAGCTTCCAACACCAATCAAATTCGTTGAAGAAAAACCATTTGTTGCTTTTAGGAGTGCTCCATAGGACATGTTTGGATGTGAATCATTTATCAAACTTGAAGCTGGttcatttactttcttcttAAATCGACAGAGATATATAAAAGCCAGAATAAGAGCTACTCCAAGAACTCCAAAAATAATAGAAGCATACAATATTACTATATTTATCTTTTTGCCCTTGGAGCTTTTGGATATGCAGTTGGGGAGATGAAATTCTGGCAGTCCACCGCAAAGCTCACCGTTCCCAATAATGGAAGTACCAGTAATGTTCTTAAAGACTCCTTCATGTGGCAGCATGCCTCCAAACTTATTGTATGATAAATTCAGAAGTTTCAAGAAGCGAAATGCTGCTAAAAATTCTGGAATCTGACCTAACAAATTATTGCGTGAAAGATCTAGTTCTTCAATGCCTCCTAACGATATGATTGATTGAGGAATGGACCCGTGGAAGAAGTTGCCCCCCATCCTGAGTGATGTCAATTCAGTGCAATAACCTAAACTACTGGGGATTTCACCTACTAACAAATTGTCAGAGATATCCAAAGCAGTCAAAGCTCTCAAGTTGCCAACATCTGTGGGTAGAACCCCAGTCAGATAATTATGAGACAAATCTAGAGTTATCGCTAATGATGAGAGACCTACAACTTGTGGGGGTATGGCACCGCTCAGATTGTTATTAGACAAATCAAGCAGTTCAAGAGACCGACAATTTGACAGATCTGAAGGAATTGGCCCCTGAAAGTTGTTCCCCCCAAGATAAAGGAGAAGTAACTTGGTTAGATTTCCCAAAGAAGATGGGATACTCCCTCCCAGGTTGTTATCACTTAACTCCAGTATCCCTACATCTTGTAGGGCCCCCAAATTTGAGGGGATAAAACCTGAAAGCTGATTGGAACGCATACCCAAAACTCTCAGGTTGATAAAATTCTCGATTTCTTCTGGAATCTCGCCAGATACTTGATTCTCGCTTAAATGAAATATTGTGAGATTGGTGGATAAATTACCTATGCATTTGGGTAACACCCCGCCAAACTTGTTCCTCCCACCATCCACCTCCTTCAACTTGGTGCTGTTAGTTAACGAGCAAAGAAAGCTCAGGTCTTCAAGTTTTCCACTTCCAAGCTGATTACTCCTGAATAGAAATTTACTAAGTTTATACAGATTTTCCAAAGAAGGTACTCTTCCGGAAAATCTGTTAACACTAAGTTGAAGCGAGCCTAACTTTGTGCAATTCGACATCGATAGAGGAATCGGCCCCTCAAGTTGGTTCTCCCAAACgctgaaaaattcaagatctgAGAGTTTGAGGCCTATGTCTACAGGTAGAGTCCCCTGTATCCGGTTGTTTCCAGCGTCAAACACAACGAGTGAAGAGAGATTGAGTAAGGAAGGTGGAATTGTACCTGACAATCTGTTTCCTCCAATAGCAAGGACTTGCAAGTTTTTCAGGTGGCCTAGAACTTGGGGAATGCTCCCACCCAAGTTGTTTCCGGTTAAATAGAGGATCTCCAATGAGGATAAGTTGACAATGGAGGAAGGCACATTCCCTATTAGATTGTTCCAAGGCAATTCGAAACTCTGTAGCTTTGGCATTGAAACGAGCTCTCTAGGAATTTCTCCAGTTAGTTCATTGTACCCAAGACTGAGGGTGACAAGGTCTGAGCAACCCGACATGTTTTTGGGAATTTCGCCAACTAATGAATTGTTGTCCAATCGTAGGATACGCAGGTGGCGCAACAGGCCGAGTTGTGGAGGGATTTGTTGATTGAAGCTATTGTTTTGTAGCAACATCTCCCTTAAGAAGCTGAGGTTTCCGATATGAGGAGAGATAGATCCGGAGAGTCCTTGTGATCCCAAGTCCAAGACCATGACCCTCCGGTGCCTGCGGCCGCACGTAATGCCATGCCACTGGCAAAACCCGATGCTATTGTTCCATGAGTTGAGTACACCAAAAGAATCTACTGCTATGCTGACCTTAAATGCGAGCAGCGCGAGTCCGTCTGTTTCATTGGTTGTGGAGGAGACTTGGTTAAAGCACAGTGCAACAGCAATACCAAGAAGCAAGTGGCATGATAGAAACTCTGCAAAACTCATGCTTAGGAGTTTCATGACTCAAAGCACGAGAAAGCAGGTAGATATGAAAGCAAaggcaagaagaaacaagaggCAGGATCGATGCTAGTGGAAACTGTGAAGAGATCTAAAAGAAGGTGTCGGTTTTCCTGGACAGCTTGCGCTTTTcgtctttctgttttttgttcttgtttttatgGGTAGATCAGTGCtctataaaaagaagaagagaaagagttTCTACGGGTCAAACTGCTTAtggcaaggaaaagaaagagattttCTTCCCAATGAAATGCAATTAGTggcactctttttctttttaggaaaaaagtAGTAATTATGGTGGAAGAACCTTGTCCTTTCATTCAGGATAAGTACGTCGGGGAGCGccgtaacttttttttgctcacttgaCTGCCATAACTCTGAAAAATCAACCACTTAAATGCCATCGGCAATTTTGCATCGCCTGAAATCCTACATGGACTTCgaaaaagctaacgtggcaccgcaggaatgatttttttgaatattttaatgtacatgtgaatttttcatattttttttattttgcaatttttctttgtcttttggttttttcttggtCTCCCTtgaccggcgagggtcaccggcgacCCTTGACCTCAACCCCGGGGTCAAGGGCCGCGAGGGCCCTCGCCCTCAACCAGCAGGGCCGTGACGGCCCTTCCTCACCCTTGGGAGAACCGATCGTGGCCGGCGAAGGTCGCCGGTGACCCTCACGGGCTAAGGggaaaaaagcaacaaaaatcaaaagaaaaagaaaaatatcaaaataaataaaaaataagaaaaaattctaaaaaatattaattttttttaaaaattgacatGTCACTGAaaagtaaatagaaaaataataaaaagtctaCTTAGGATGATTTGTTAGAagtggtactcaagtgaacaatttccttcgatgtggcactcaagtgagcgactCCTAATGAACTTATTCCCCATTCAATACCTTTGACCCGTAATTGGTTTCCATGGAATTGTTTAACATGAACATTTTCTGCTATGGTTGGCGGATTTTGGTTATTATAACATAATTTGGCTGACTTTTGCGAGGAAAATCTTATTGCAttaatcattttaaagaaaattataaaaaaagtcctaaagctATTGGGATTGCAGCAATTCAGttctaatcctttttttttttactaattcagctctaaacc from Rhodamnia argentea isolate NSW1041297 chromosome 2, ASM2092103v1, whole genome shotgun sequence encodes the following:
- the LOC115739484 gene encoding probable LRR receptor-like serine/threonine-protein kinase At3g47570 isoform X1; the encoded protein is MKLLSMSFAEFLSCHLLLGIAVALCFNQVSSTTNETDGLALLAFKVSIAVDSFGVLNSWNNSIGFCQWHGITCGRRHRRVMVLDLGSQGLSGSISPHIGNLSFLREMLLQNNSFNQQIPPQLGLLRHLRILRLDNNSLVGEIPKNMSGCSDLVTLSLGYNELTGEIPRELVSMPKLQSFELPWNNLIGNVPSSIVNLSSLEILYLTGNNLGGSIPQVLGHLKNLQVLAIGGNRLSGTIPPSLLNLSSLVVFDAGNNRIQGTLPVDIGLKLSDLEFFSVWENQLEGPIPLSMSNCTKLGSLQLSVNRFSGRVPSLENLYKLSKFLFRSNQLGSGKLEDLSFLCSLTNSTKLKEVDGGRNKFGGVLPKCIGNLSTNLTIFHLSENQVSGEIPEEIENFINLRVLGMRSNQLSGFIPSNLGALQDVGILELSDNNLGGSIPSSLGNLTKLLLLYLGGNNFQGPIPSDLSNCRSLELLDLSNNNLSGAIPPQVVGLSSLAITLDLSHNYLTGVLPTDVGNLRALTALDISDNLLVGEIPSSLGYCTELTSLRMGGNFFHGSIPQSIISLGGIEELDLSRNNLLGQIPEFLAAFRFLKLLNLSYNKFGGMLPHEGVFKNITGTSIIGNGELCGGLPEFHLPNCISKSSKGKKINIVILYASIIFGVLGVALILAFIYLCRFKKKVNEPASSLINDSHPNMSYGALLKATNGFSSTNLIGVGSFGSVYRGILEDNGTVVAVKVLHLVRYGARTSFMVECEALKNIKHRNLLKILTVCSGSDYQGNDFKALVYQFMDNGSLERWLQPNPTFDGNELPKKLNFIRRINIAIDVASALDYLHHQCHIPIVHCDLKPSNILLDTEMVAHVGNFGLAKFLLGSSLDTIVNKMSSVGLRGTIGYAPPEYAQGCKVSREGDIYSYGILLLEMFTALSPTDDTFKDNLTLHSFVEKALPGRVLEITDNVLLQERERQLGPCSPRHWFFESDGIFQECLVMAYNIGVACSYSAPGRRMNISGIANQLQQIREKLFALGLHGEDELPTAYF
- the LOC115739484 gene encoding probable LRR receptor-like serine/threonine-protein kinase At3g47570 isoform X2, which gives rise to MKLLSMSFAEFLSCHLLLGIAVALCFNQVSSTTNETDGLALLAFKVSIAVDSFGVLNSWNNSIGFCQWHGITCGRRHRRVMVLDLGSQGLSGSISPHIGNLSFLREMLLQNNSFNQQIPPQLGLLRHLRILRLDNNSLVGEIPKNMSGCSDLVTLSLGYNELTGEIPRELVSMPKLQSFELPWNNLIGNVPSSIVNLSSLEILYLTGNNLGGSIPQVLGHLKNLQVLAIGGNRLSGTIPPSLLNLSSLVVFDAGNNRIQGTLPVDIGLKLSDLEFFSVWENQLEGPIPLSMSNCTKLGSLQLSVNRFSGRVPSLENLYKLSKFLFRSNQLGSGKLEDLSFLCSLTNSTKLKEVDGGRNKFGGVLPKCIGNLSTNLTIFHLSENQVSGEIPEEIENFINLRVLGMRSNQLSGFIPSNLGALQDVGILELSDNNLGGSIPSSLGNLTKLLLLYLGGNNFQGPIPSDLSNCRSLELLDLSNNNLSGAIPPQVVGLSSLAITLDLSHNYLTGVLPTDVGNLRALTALDISDNLLVGEIPSSLGYCTELTSLRMGGNFFHGSIPQSIISLGGIEELDLSRNNLLGQIPEFLAAFRFLKLLNLSYNKFGGMLPHEGVFKNITGTSIIGNGELCGGLPEFHLPNCISKSSKGKKINIVILYASIIFGVLCRFKKKVNEPASSLINDSHPNMSYGALLKATNGFSSTNLIGVGSFGSVYRGILEDNGTVVAVKVLHLVRYGARTSFMVECEALKNIKHRNLLKILTVCSGSDYQGNDFKALVYQFMDNGSLERWLQPNPTFDGNELPKKLNFIRRINIAIDVASALDYLHHQCHIPIVHCDLKPSNILLDTEMVAHVGNFGLAKFLLGSSLDTIVNKMSSVGLRGTIGYAPPEYAQGCKVSREGDIYSYGILLLEMFTALSPTDDTFKDNLTLHSFVEKALPGRVLEITDNVLLQERERQLGPCSPRHWFFESDGIFQECLVMAYNIGVACSYSAPGRRMNISGIANQLQQIREKLFALGLHGEDELPTAYF